Genomic window (Nitrospira sp.):
CGGAGAAATCGGTGGTGATTCCCCAATTGGGACATCCAGTAAGAGAAACAAAGATCCTCGTTTGGGAAGAATTAAGGAGTTAGAGCGACGCCTCGTAGAGCTTTCCTCCATGTATAAGGATACGTATCCTGATCTGGTTCAAGTCAAGGAGGAGATCCGAAAACTGAAGGAGATGACCTCCGCCCAATATCGCGATCTTTTGCCGGATGCTGATGCCGAAGAGGAGCCGGCCGCGGCGAAAAAATCCAAGCGAAGAGCAATCGATCCGTACCACGCCGAGTTATTAAAGCAGCGCGAAGAAATCGTGCTTGAGATCGATGCCGTTAAGCGTCGCCAAGCCCACATTGCGGTTGAGATGTCTCAATACGAACGAAGAGTGGAGCATACTCCCGAGCGGGAACAGCGATTGAAGACGCTTGAGAGAGACTACGAGAATCTTCAAAAAAATTACCAGTCACTGTTGGACAAAAAGCTCACCGCTGGCATGCAAAAGAGTCTGGCGCAAGGGCGCAAGGGCGCAAAATTCAGTATTGTAGATCCAGCATACACACCAGTTGTGCCCGTTGTTCCCAATATTCCCCTTATCATGGCCGCAGGGCTTGTGTTGGGTTGTGCTCTAGGCTTCGGAGGTGCAGTTGGGCTGGAGTTGATGGGAAGAGGTTTCCGCTCCGCGGAGGAAGTTGAGATTACCCTGGGCCTTCCAGTAATTGCTTCTATCCCACTGTACGAAAGCGCGTTTGGGGGAGCCATGCAAACCGTCAGAGCGCTTTCTGGAAAGAGTCGCGCTTCCTCACTGATGTTGCCTGGCAGTATGAAGCAGGACGGTGACGATGCTCAGGTTGTGGGAGGCCTACCTTCAGCCTCGGTCAGGCAGAGAGGCCAGAATGGACAGCTGCATACTCCGACCCCAGGGCTGGAATTGGTTTCCATGTGGCGGCCGCTATCGTTTGTCGCGGAGCAGTATCGCGTTGCTGCGACTAGGCTTGAATTGATGACTGGCGACCGAAAAAGCACTGCGATTGTCGTGACCAGCGCAGTCATGGGAGAAGGAAAGTCTTCCACAGCCCTTAATTTGGGTTATGTGCTTGCGAAAGATCTGGACCGAAGAACCATTGTGATTGATTGTGATCTTAAGCGACCGATGCAACATATTTATGCAGGAGTCTGGCAGCATCCTGGATTAGTGGAAGTGTTGAGAGGTACAAAGGCAATCGAAGATTGTGTTCAGCGTTTGGGAGAATCAGGTCCATGGATTCTTCCTGCTGGCTCGGTTGGCGACAACCCTGTAGGATTGTCAAAGATGCACCAGCTGGCCGATTTGGTGGCTGAACTTAAGGAAAAGTTCGACTACGTCATTATAGATGCACCCCCAGTGTTACCCCTAGCTGATATGCAAGTTCTTGCAAGCATGGGAGACCTCATTGCGTATGTCGTGAAGGCAAGTATGACAGGCCGCGATGTTGTGCAAAAGGCACTCAAGGCTCTCGGTGACAGTGCCAATCTTGGGATTATATTAAACGGCCTGGATGCCCATACCACTCCGTACTATATGCAGCAGGAGTATTACCGCGAAGCGCATCATGAGCAGCTCAAGTAAAACAGATCAGGAGACGAGCTTAGATTCTTTGCCTGCTCGTCAACCGCTTGTTTCAGTTTCAGTCAGTTTCCCTAAGTTCACCAGGCGGGTTTTGATCCTGGGCGTTGGCCCTTTGGCAAGAGATCTGTGTCAAACCTTGTTGGCAAAACGGGCCGGCTTTACCGAAGTGGTTGGGTTCCTAGACAAAGATGCGAGTCGCGTCGGCGAGCGTTTGGTGAATCCTAGTATTATTGGCACCTACGATCAATTGTTTGAGATCGCTGAGCGATATCAAGTTCATACCGTTGCTGTCTGCTTAGAAGACCGACGTGCAGTCCTTC
Coding sequences:
- a CDS encoding AAA family ATPase, yielding MNTRTLSPEDYWRAVVSRKWLVITTILVSLSIAGVVCALMPKVYLSATKMWFEGAKIEESIVSGPNPAGGVYSPTLEDRVMEVRQFVMGRKTLGQIAGEFGLFGYEKDHPDAAESENAVRAMRGSIKVEPTKDKLFITLSFSNEDPIIARDVTSRLSDLFIEETLKDRERGVEAAEDFLGLELKHAKAELEAKEKIISEFKQQHLGELPQQIDANLRKLDRLQEDMRSQSEQSQNLANRLAQLDKSIKDYEETGEIGGDSPIGTSSKRNKDPRLGRIKELERRLVELSSMYKDTYPDLVQVKEEIRKLKEMTSAQYRDLLPDADAEEEPAAAKKSKRRAIDPYHAELLKQREEIVLEIDAVKRRQAHIAVEMSQYERRVEHTPEREQRLKTLERDYENLQKNYQSLLDKKLTAGMQKSLAQGRKGAKFSIVDPAYTPVVPVVPNIPLIMAAGLVLGCALGFGGAVGLELMGRGFRSAEEVEITLGLPVIASIPLYESAFGGAMQTVRALSGKSRASSLMLPGSMKQDGDDAQVVGGLPSASVRQRGQNGQLHTPTPGLELVSMWRPLSFVAEQYRVAATRLELMTGDRKSTAIVVTSAVMGEGKSSTALNLGYVLAKDLDRRTIVIDCDLKRPMQHIYAGVWQHPGLVEVLRGTKAIEDCVQRLGESGPWILPAGSVGDNPVGLSKMHQLADLVAELKEKFDYVIIDAPPVLPLADMQVLASMGDLIAYVVKASMTGRDVVQKALKALGDSANLGIILNGLDAHTTPYYMQQEYYREAHHEQLK